A region from the Gavia stellata isolate bGavSte3 chromosome 12, bGavSte3.hap2, whole genome shotgun sequence genome encodes:
- the ARL6IP5 gene encoding PRA1 family protein 3, with protein sequence MEVQVAPLRAWDDFFPGSDRFARPDFKDISKWNNRVVSNLLYYQTNYLMVAAAVVSIVGFLSPLNMLIGGTVVVLVFMGFVWVSHNKDILRRLKKQYPTTFVVVIMLSSYFLISYLGDVMVFMFGITLPLLLMFVHASLRLRNIKNKLENKMEGIGLKKTPMGIILDALEQQEDSINKLADYISKVKE encoded by the exons ATGGAGGTGCAGGTGGCGCCGCTGCGGGCCTGGGACGACTTCTTCCCCGGCTCGGACCGCTTCGCCCGGCCCGACTTCAAGGACATCTCGAAATGGAACAACCGGGTGGTCAGCAACCTCCTCTACTACCAGACCAACTACCTGATGGTGGCCGCCGCCGTCGTCTCCATCGTGGG aTTTCTGAGTCCCCTGAATATGCTTATTGGTGGTACTGTGGTGGTGCTGGTGTTCATGGGGTTCGTGTGGGTATCGCACAACAAGGATATACTCCGCAGACTGAAGAAGCAGTACCCAACCACATTTGTTGTGGTCATCATGCTGTCTAGCTACTTCTTGATCTCCTATCTGGGAGATGTCATGGTGTTCATGTTTGGGATCACGCTTCCTCTCCTCT TGATGTTTGTCCATGCTTCTCTGAGGCTCCGGAACATAAAGAACAAGCTGGAGAACAAGATGGAAGGAATAGGCTTGAAGAAGACCCCGATGGGCATCATACTGGATGCTTTAGAACAGCAAGAGGATAGTATCAACAAACTGGCTGACTACATATCTAAAGTGAAGGAGTAA